The Silene latifolia isolate original U9 population chromosome 4, ASM4854445v1, whole genome shotgun sequence region GGAAGATTATATTGTTTCGCAGTGTCTATACGCTCCAGATTGATGCTAAGAATTGAAGAATCCTATATTTCCCATCCTCTAGCTTACCAAGAGATCCAAGTTATAATCCATTCGTCCAGGTCCACAGTTGAGTTCTGACTTGTGCTTATCCCTAGTTGCGTTCCAGCCCAAATCCTAGAGGTTATACTACAATCTCTGAAAAGGTGCTCCAGTGATTCCAACTCACCCCCATTTTTTGAACATAGCCTACATGTGGAATCCACTAGTAAGTTCCTTTTAGTATACTCGCTCCCCACCGGAAGGGACTTTGAAATAATCTTCCATAATAACACTTTCCATGTACATGGACTAGGTAATCTCCATAGGCGGCTCTTACAGAACTGCTTATAGGGTTCAACCTTGATATGTCCCTCCCTGCTCCTTTGGTTACCATGTAATAATCAAACCCAATGCCATAACCACTCTTAACCGTGTAATCATCACTACTTGTGTAGCATCTATATATTTGGATTTGCTCAATAAGTCTAATCAATTTAGCATGACACCGTTTATGTAGCATAAATTCTTGTTTAAGTAGATATATCCGCCTTAAATAACAAAACAGATCAAATAGATGAATGAGACAAAAAGCAGAATGTCTAGGTAGGGAATGGTAAATTCTTGTCTCATCTATGTAGGGAAGTTTTAACCCGTTTTACACTTAAAGACGGATATGACCGTTTTGAGACCAATTGTGTTTTGTAGATTATGACGCTACTTGTAAAACGCCCAGTTTCCCACTGCCTTCCGGTAGGCTGTAGGCCTGTAGGGGGCATACACACCCCAACTGAATAACAAAATCATTCCCAATAATTTTGGAAGTTCAACTAAATTGTCCAGCACAAGAGAAAGTGGAAGTTGCCCAGAAAATGATTCTTATCAATTGCCATTGTTATTTACACACAATTCCAAAACACCCAACTTTACTAACccctttatcatcatcatcatcatcattatcatcctTTTTGAAGATAAGGGAAATCGGGAAATCTAGCAgcccatcaacaacaacaacaaaaggaagtagtagtagaagaagaagaagggtagGGATAGTATATGGAATACTACCAGTAGACCCATGGTCACCTAACATTGATTCACAAAGCATAGCATCACAGTTGTTTGCTTTATCACTTTTCCCTTACTTGGGTTTCCTCTACTTTCTTACCAAGTCTAAGAATGTTCCTAAACTTACTCTCTTTGGTTTCTACTTCTTGCTTGCTTTTGTTGGTGCCACTAGTATGTTCTTCCCTCTTTTCTATATTCAATCCTATCATCTTGTTTTTTGTTTACCGTTGATTATAATACCCATCAGCCCTCACagtgaatataaaaggtaaacgaATAATTGCAACGGAGAGTGTATAATGTAAAGATTAATTTTAAGTTTTAACTGCCATAACTTCTTTCTCCAAAGCTGGTGAAAAATCTATGAGGTGATATCCTTGTGAAGTACTTCTCATTCAATGTATTTTTCGATACGATTTTTTATTCTGGATCATCTGGAAATATATAGagatatatgtgacattttaagcATCATGGTATTATCCTGCAACATACTCTATCAATTATAGTGTGAtaaagttttcaaacggatatgGCTTAACTGACTACTCCCCCGTCccattcatttgtttatcttttgtaTTCTTTCTAAagggtattttaattaaagataaacaaatgattgagaggaTGAGAGAATATGAGGAGTTAGATGTTTCAGCAGGCAGTGGGCATGAGAGTTCTGCTATCCCATCTATATGTTTTATTTGAACTCTCGGTTATATCAAAAGACTAGGTCTTTATGATTTTTGCCTGTCGTTAGATCCTTAAGTTTGTTGGGTAGTACTATTGTTATGTCTTGGCAGTAGTAAATGTCCTTATGTCTAAAATGAGATTATGAGAATGGCACAGACATAGTTCGGTTCAGTTTTCGTTAGACGTTAATCTTCACTCTACTATGTGATGTGTACTGATTGTTTGTTGTTGGTGATTTTGCTGCCTTGTCTTCTTCTTTAATGCAGTTCCGGCTGGAATTTATGGTAAGTTACATCATCAAATTAAACTAAATGTCGTATAAAAGCTTGAAAAAACAAATCtttgggttgacatgcttctttGTCATAGCTAAGGTACACTATGGTACCTCTCTCTCTAACGTGGACTGGTTGCATGGCGGTGCTGAGTCACTACTCACTCTATCAAATTTGTTTGTTGTTCTGGGGTTGAGAAATGCATTGAGGGAACCTAAACCATCAGGGGAAAACCAAACGGATAGAGTTTCAGAACTCAAAGaagagaatctgtccccataggtATTCCATCTCAACTTTGTGCATCTTAACATTGGCCTgtcatttttgtctttttttttttcttaaaagtaTCTCTTATGCATGCAGTTGTACAACCTGAACATATGAATGGTACCAATATCAGTTAACTAGTTGTACAGCTCAAGAGTTTTGAGCGTATGGCTTCCGCCACTGCAATGGCTACATGGAGCACCTTCTCTTTTGCTCATTCAGAGAAGATGCGGTTGTCGCCATATCGTGCTCATCTTTGTTGTAATTTTCTcggcataatttttttttttcttattccaACTTCATTTTTATTTATAGATTCCTTTTGTTATACACTTTGCACTCTGGTTCTTTAATCATCTTGTAATTTTGATTTGTTTCAATCCACTGTGTATTTCTTAACATCATATTTTGCTAGGATAAAAAACAATAATTACTCTGCTTTATTTTCTAGTACTCCATAACAATAATTACTCTGCGTCCATCCTCCCCCTCCCCATGTTTTGCGAGACGATGGAGAAAAGCTTGTAGATTTCTGTTAATTGGCATGTAGCTTATGAACTGTTGCTTTGGCTAGATAGTTATCTTTTATAATTTTGGAAAGGAATTGATAAAGAGGATTACACTGATGAACGATATTGGAATATACCCTTTCAAGTACCCACGAATTATCGCAAAAAAACAGCTAGAAAAACAATTCTATCCAAAATATAATCTAAAGTAGGTTTAGTCCTTAAATTACTACAATTTCGCTCCAACCAGATACAAGTCTTGCAACAGTCTGATTCAGAGTTTATCATAGGGACCTCTAAAATTTGTAAGGAACAACACAAAACTGCGACTGGTGACTAGGAATCTAGGATGTTCTTGGTTTGGACTGAGGTATCGTGTTATACATTACTTAAGCTAGTTATCCACTCGTTTGTTCTATTAGGAAGTAACTGCATCCTATTCTTGGTTGCTAGTTGTCTGATAATATACAAGCATGATGACGGTTCTTTAGCTTGTGGCAAGCTAAGGATATGCTTGGTTGCCATATAGGAAAGGTGGGTTAAATTCCAATTGTTCAAGTGAGTAATCTAAACCAATTATTGGGGAGTTTGTCCCTGAAGTATTGGCTGAAAAGATCTCCGCAAAATCGGATTCAGAATGTTGTCCATGGTGGACCCCGCCAAAGGGGCTCATATTGCAGGGTGATGTGGAAAAGTAATTTGATGTTGAGGTGGCAGGCGATACTGTGAATGAAGGTGGAAAACTGCTGTAAAAATTATCATTGGGTGTTGACGGTGTAAAGGTGTGATTTTCATACAGTGATCCATTCGTAGGGAAGGGAAGTTCCACCTCTTGATTTTCTAGGTTTTGTATGTCTATACTTAACCCGGTCTGAAAATTCATGAGCATATCGGAATGTTGTTGGTATACTGTGATAGGAAACTGGTTTTGTTTCATGCGTTCTTGTTTTTCAGGTGATGTTGGTGCAGATTTGGAGCGTGGGGCACATGTATGAGTTCCTTTATAGGTGATGTCGAACAGCGAGGGGTCTTCATCGTTTCGTTGAACTTGCTTGATAGCACAACAGCCTTGGAGTGTACGGTATGTGCATCTGTAATAGCTTCTGtaggaaaataaaaatattgATGTTAGCTTATTTCATTTACGCGCTTTCTATTTTATGGAGTTACAATTAAGATCTAGCCATTTGAGGTTAATTTTCTTTATGACCCGAAGTTTAAATAATGTCAAAGATCCTCTTCTAAACTTCTACTTCTAATCGAAAGTCACCCCTACTTAAGACACCATAGAAAAACTGAAAAGAACAGCGACCACATGTAATAGGTTGGTAGGTAAACTTCCTGTCCATCGATAAGGTCTCTTCCTACCTTTTGATCTGAACGGGTCTACTGATATACAGATTTGATTTTTAATGCCTTTATTTTATCGAGTCTATAATGATCGTGGATTAAAACTAAGACCGATTATACCAGCTAGTTCTATCTTGACCATTACGCTGACTTCTTTGGCTGCTTTCTACTGGTACTTTGTGGTGTACTTACTATAAGGACTAGTAAACCTTTTTGTAATGTGAAATTCAGGACTTATTATGTACAATAGTCTCTGGTTACGTACAAACGTGAACGACAAACTCACCTAGGATATTTGGCTCCCAAGATATCCTTCTGACCATACTTCCTCCAGCTGTGACCGTCATGAGGAGGTCCTTCGACGGCATTCTCGTCATTCGCTTTCACCTGGTCTGTCCAACTTGGCATCTTCTTTCTGCAACAAATACcccaaaagagagattaatacagtACATTTTAGGCCAAATGCATAGGTTCAGCTAACAACTGTATACTTTTTGTATCGCAGAGTATAGAATATCAATCATACCTCTTTTTAGAGAAATCTTTGCTATTTTCCTGCTGATTGGCATACCCTTGGTTCAAATCTTCACTACTCTTAGGACTTCCAACGACCGAAATGGGTGAGGCAGGTATGGTGGATGATGGTACTACATTCTGGTAAGACTGTTCCATTGACCCACTCCATTTCAAAATCAAAAGCGCCTTCTCAAACGAGGCGTGAATTTTTTCAGCCAGCATTCCTGAACCTCCTTGCACACCCATATGAGCCTTAAGCTGGTTAGCTAGCTCCATCCCTTGAGTCAGCTCACTAACCAATGTATCTTGCTCATAGTTACTGCACCCACTTAGATTcatctctcttttttttctcaACAAGCTCAGTATCAGTATCGGACACCAAACTCGTCGTTATATTTACTTACAATTGTCACATATGTTTGTTTGGGTTTATGTGGAAGTTATATGGAGTATCTGTTAAGATGAGAATGTTGAGTTGAAGATTTGAAATGAAGTTGGTTATATAGGAAGTTTAGAAAAGTTTGACTGGAAAAATGAGATGTTGACTTAACAGTATTTGCATACtaaattagttattattattatattcaaCAAAAGACTGGTCTATGGTCAATGGAAAAAATTGGAGTATCAAAGGGGATACAAAAAAGAGTGAAGAGGTCTAAGTGCTGACTGATTCAAACTTGGTACATTAGTTTTCTGGTATATGATTGGTCAAAATTATGAGATGGTGATTATTTGTGTTCACTAATACTTTGAAATTAAGATATTTGGACCCTCTTTGTTTCCGCGTTCTTTTGGTTGTTTCTAAGGTTTCTAGATTGCTtacctttattattatttattaatcaCTTTTTGTACACAAGGAACTTGGTGTGGAATTGGATTGGTCTTTTTTGCATTATTAGCTGATTAGTAAACTtttaaaaattcgaaaattttaactaaaattttcattttttttttgggggggggggggggggtgattgATGAGTGCCTTTGTTAGCCGTGCTTGAGAGATTTTGTTGTGCCATTGTATATTGATTTATAATGTCATTTTGGGTAAAGCGTGACTTGAGAGTACAACATATTAATCTACGAAGCTTTCTATAAGCGTTCGTAAATTCTACACTGCTTAACCGCTGTAGAGCACGAACGACAATTACTCCGTAAATGAATTGCTTGTTTGAACATGAAATAGATAGAGTGATTTTTGAGCGCAACATATAACTCTAAGAAGCTTACTATGAAGTTTAATATAACCTTCGAATTCATCATTTGTCAACCTTGGGCATCCTACTTCAGATTCAAATGGAAAATATCTATGAATTGGAGACCTTGAAATAAGTTTACGGAGTACTTGATTCTCATTCATTAACATTTTCATTCTCAAGTAAATTCACAAACATCACATTGAGCCCAGAGTTAAGTCTGAACCGTTGAGAAGTAAGGGCTTccatttttttttaggaaatggaaAGGATCCTTACTCCAAGTTTATGACAGCTGATATCTGTAACGAGGGAGAGTAATTTAAATCAATCTCTTTTTAGTATGTGATAAGTTGGTTTAAATGCCATTTCATTAAATTGCTGTTTTTGAACACAATATATGACTAGTATGAGTGATATAACTAAATTTGATAAAACTAACCCCGTACAAAAGAACCTAATTTGACCACAACTCGAATTGAATCGACCTAAATATTAATTGTCACAAATCTCCTATATACTAAAGAATAACAAAACTTTAATTTTTCCCGCTCAAATTTCCCCCCTAAATTATTGAGCTTCTAATAGTGGTCCTCACTATCattaattaatctcattattatCCTCTTTAccataaataaataaaatcatTTCTTAATATATATCTTTAACATAATATATATCTTATCTGATTGTACTCAAAAGATCATAAAGTTAATGcttaattatttatatttttaatggATGTAAATATGTAATGATATAATACATTCTCTTTAAAAACAATGTTGACAAAATTGTATTCGCAAACACACACAAGTCTTATTCGATAAAACAATTGAATCTTATATTTTCCAACTCATAATATGATCCAACTCATAACATGAGACATAACGATAGTATAAATTCTCATTAAATTTCAAAAGGTGTTAAATTACCGTGAATTAACTGTTATAAACTTTAATATCATCCTCTAAAAAAGCCGTGCATTTGCACGGGAACTACACTAGTTAACCATTATTTCTCAATAACTTATTATTACACACCTGAAGTGATCCACCCCGGACTTGCTCAACCTGCACCTAGGCGTAATTGACCTGTTCGCCAGGTGTAGATACATACAACCTTAAATAGATACAAGCAGCAAGTGATTATGAAATTCTACCAAAAAAATTCCGTCTAAAAGATGCTTTTATAATCTTTACTTTTAAGCCCTTGTGAGTTGTGACTACCCATCCCAATTATTCCCAAGTGATTGTGTCATCTGCTGAGCGGGTATCATGACATTCAGACATAGTATTTAATATAATTAACGTCTCTAATGATGACATAATCCAATGATTTTGAATGATATTTGGCATAACATGAGACTTTTGACTTTTTTTTATTTAAGCATATCATATGGAGCAGTGCCTTTCAAGCTTGATTTTGGTCGGATCTTTGCGGCGGTTATtttgtgagtggaaatgggtagaggaCATGAGGTGGTGGACCCACCCCACGCGCTTCCTTCTCTCACCCCTATGGGTTTTTGAAGACAATATAAGACAAaatcacaagtttgtgacggataccctccATCACAAACAAGATTTTGTGTATCATATGAGTATATGACGATGAGTATATGACACTGGATTCTGGAAAGCATGTTATCACAAATTTTAAATGATTTTAAAACAATTCTTCTATATTTGTATTATTATGGCCTCATCACCTTTAAATTCACTTATTTGAGATGCCCATAGCCTCTCACAATCCTCCTTTTTATTTTTGCCCGATTTACCATAGTACAAAAAAGAGTATCGAGAGTGTTTACTCGGTAAAACATTTCCAAGGTGACATCTTAATCGGTTGTGACTTGTGAGTAATGTTATAATTGCCAACAATTCCTGTGTCTTGAGCACATATTACTTTGACGATTGATTGGAGCAATACTTTCTCTCTCTACTCGTAGAGAGTTTTTCCTCTCAACTGAGAGCTTTTGTAATCATTTTTCCTAATCTAGCAACCTAATTGATTTTAAATTTCCTAGGTTCATTCCAATCTTGCTTTTTATTTCCCCCAAATTGTGTCAGCTTCCGTGTGTGTTTGATTGGGAAGCTCAAAGTACACCATTTTCATTTGCTAAAAAATTACTCTCTTATTTTTGCTCTTTCAATAAAGCTCAAGTGATCATTACGTTTTTGTGGATTTTACTGGGAGAACGAAACCCTAGAATCCACAACTGCAAAAAGGGAAGGATCTTTTAATCCAAATCTCTTCTTATTCTCACAAtcattgaaaattagggtttttaattGGGGATTTTTGAGGTGGTGGTGGCTCGAGATTAATTACTCAGCTGATTGGGCTACTGTCTGCATTGAATGCAGTGACGTTTGAGTTTCCCCTTTGTTATCTGTGCTATTATCCGTTTCAATTCCTATATAAAGCAGTTGTAATGGCAGTGAGTTTATCAACTCATTCATCCCACTTCATTAATCTCATAAATACAAAGACAAAAACTCGATACAAATCCCAGGCGTTTGGAAGGCAGGAATCATCTACTTTTTCTTGTACTTCAATCCAAAATCAAAAAATGAATGTTGAGGGTAATAACGGGGGAAATGACTATGTGATGGGGGTGAATGGAACTGGGAGTCATCACAATATGATGGATCAGCAGAACATTCACCAACCATTCCCTGAGGCTGAATTCCATCCTATGAACCCACTACATGCTAACATATGGAGATTTCCAAGGTCGGGGGTTGATCCGTCTACTTTAGGAAAGTCAAGGGAGTTTTAGGAATGTTGCATTCTGGGTTTTCTGGTGGATTATAGGGTGTTTGAAGCTGAGCTGGTGAATGATGTCATAAGGCGAAAGTGGACCACAAGGGGGAACATTACTGTTTTCCGTATAGGGGAGGTTTACGTCTTTCATTGCTCTGATGAAGATGACAGGGAAGGCTTATTGCAGAGAACTACTGCCACCATTTATCGGGCAGTTATAGTTTTCTCTAAATGGTTTCGTGACACGGTTCCTCACACGGTACGTTTCCCTTATGCTGAGTTAGGGGTGAGGGTTTGTGGGCTTCCTTTTGAGTACCTAACTATGGAAGTCGCACAGATTGCGGATAAGCTTCTAAGTCATCAATTCTATGTTGAACCTTTCCATTTGGTACCAGATAATGATTATCTGAGATTAAAAGTTTATTTGAGACTCAATGAACCCTTAATGCGTGGGTTCTTTCTGGCAattgagagggggggggggggttatctTTTATGGGTTCAATTTCGGTATGAGGAGGTGTTCAAGTATTGCATAAAGTGTGGTATGATTGGGCATCGAGGGTCACAGTGTAGGGATCCCTAGGGTCTGTGGTGGCTAGCATTAACCATATGTTAGATAGGTCGGTGGATAAGGGCTTTCCAGTGTATCAGGCTAATAGTAGTCATACTATGTTTAATTTAGATCTTCGTGCTACACCATCCACAACAAAATTTCTGTCATCAAGGGTTAGGTTGGGTAAGGCTAGGGGACAAGCTAGAAGAAGGAGGAGATGGGAATCTCCTGAACGAGTTGTGGACTTTGATCTAGGAACTACCCTAGGGGGAAGGGTCCTTCCAGGGATGCTTTTTGCAGTTACGGCTCAGCCTTTTGCTGGGCCTGTGGTCTTCCAGGTTGGTGCTGAGGAAGATGGGATTGGGGCAGGGATTGGTGGTAATGCTAATGGACATTCTGGACAGGTGCATGGGGGTCCTAGTGGTATTCATATTGTGGAGGGTGGTGCAACTGAGGATGTGATCATGACTGATATCCAGGGATTACAGAATGGAGATGTTCAGAGAACTCCAGCTGTTGAACATGTGCAGGAGGTGGAGATGCAAACTGATGTTCAGATGGTTGTTACTGGTGCTCGGGGATGGCTAGAGGAGGAGGATACTAATCAGGAGGTGTTCCACAGTGCAGGGGAGGAAATGGAGGGGTAGGAGGAGTTGAACATGCTACAACAAGGGGTGCTTGTACATCTGCAGGCCGAGGACCCCTATGTCCTATATCCTAACCATGATAGTCTCTGTGGTTTGGTGGATAGGGATGAAAGGATTCAAGCTGCTATAAGTAACAGGATTGACGGTGACTTAGATTGGGCACAGCTGGAAGATGAACAAAAGGGCTATAATCAAACATTTGAGGCACCAGAGGGGGGTTTACCATCTTGGTATCATTATCCAGAGGATCCAATGAACAGACAAGTGGGGCAAGGCTCTGGGCAAGGTAATGGACATGAGGAGGGAGAGGATATTATGGGTGAGGTGGCTGCTATGGCGGTGGAGGCATAAGGTGGGGCACACAATGACATGAGTGTGATGGTGACAAATGAAGGGGAGAATGCTGCTGTTGCAGCATCTGCAGGGCCTGTTTCAGGTGACTCTACTAATCAAGGGACTGACAATCAGTGGTCTGATGAACAGTGGTTTAATGATCAAGAGGAAAGCTCAACTGAGGACTCATCTGATTCTGGGGAGGAGGATGCTGCTGTTATTATCATCTCTTCTGACAGTACTGCAGTGGTTAACACTGAACTTCAATTGGTTGTTGGGGGAGGCTCTAAAACTGGACTACAAGACTCAAACAGTGATGATTTGCTGAACTGCAAGCCTGTTCCTCTTATGTCAGAAGCTATCAACAGGAAAGGTAAGGAATTGGATGAGGGATCATCCAATCTGATCCCACTAGAAAAAAGGATGCAGGATGCTCATGAAAGGAAAGTGGGGCTGCTTAAGGAAAGGTCTACTGTTCGTGGTAAGGGACTCAAGTTTTTTGATATTCCAGAAATAGGAGCCAAATCCAAACAGATTGCCGCTCTTCCAGTGGGAAGTACTTCTGATGGCATGCTAGGACTGGCTGATGCATATCATTTTTCTGATCTGCGTGAAACTCATAAAGAGGAGATCATAGCTGCAAGGAAAAGGAAATGTTGCACGGATGCTGGTGATTATATTGTGCCTGAGGATGCCATGTTGTCTCTGGCTAATGCGAGGAGTTATTTGCAGAGGTTGGCAAAACGAGGTTGTTGGGATCAAGGAATTCAGACAGGGAGGCAGCAGCAGCAGACTTGGGGTTTCAGGGTAAATGTGGAGGATGTTATTATGATTGATTCTAGTGTTTCATCCATTCCCTCGGTGAACGGCAAGGCGGCAGATTTGGATggctttgcggaggttgggccTTCACAACCTCCTCACTCGCCATGATGGGTCTCATTTGGAATTGTAGGGGACTCAATAATACGCTCGCCCCTACAATTCCTAAAGTAAGAGCGTTATTAGGTAGtaagttttatgattttttgtttTTAATAGAGACGAAATGTAGTACAAGCCATATTTTCCCTATTTTTCGGTCGATGGGCTTTGTTAGACATTTTGGTGTGGATTCCGTGGGGGCATTGGGTGGATTATGGGTTGGGTGGCGAAATGAGTCCAAGATGAAGTTGGTTTGTAATAATTTTATCATTCTAGCTGTCGAGAAATATAATGGACGATTATGGTATCTTGTGCTTTTTTATGGTGCCCCAAGTGTAAGTTTGCGCATATCGGTTCTAATGGAATTGGAGAACTGGATGGACACTTGTAATCACCCTTTTTCTTATTGTGGTTGATTTTAATCAAGTCGAATTTTGCTGTGATAAAATGAGTTCTAGCCAAAGACCAATTGATGGGGTTGAGGATTTTAGTCTTTGGAAATTACGGAATGAGTTAGTGGATATTCCGTATAAAGGGCCGCGATTTACATGGTGTAATAACAGACAGGGGAGAAAGAGGGTCTACGAGCGCCTAGATAAAGCTCTGAGATCTAAGGATTGGTTC contains the following coding sequences:
- the LOC141653640 gene encoding uncharacterized protein LOC141653640 → MILINCHCYLHTIPKHPTLLTPLSSSSSSLSSFLKIREIGKSSSPSTTTTKGSSSRRRRRVGIVYGILPVDPWSPNIDSQSIASQLFALSLFPYLGFLYFLTKSKNVPKLTLFGFYFLLAFVGATIPAGIYAKVHYGTSLSNVDWLHGGAESLLTLSNLFVVLGLRNALREPKPSGENQTDRVSELKEENLSP
- the LOC141653639 gene encoding putative WRKY transcription factor 53; its protein translation is MNLSGCSNYEQDTLVSELTQGMELANQLKAHMGVQGGSGMLAEKIHASFEKALLILKWSGSMEQSYQNVVPSSTIPASPISVVGSPKSSEDLNQGYANQQENSKDFSKKRKKMPSWTDQVKANDENAVEGPPHDGHSWRKYGQKDILGAKYPRSYYRCTYRTLQGCCAIKQVQRNDEDPSLFDITYKGTHTCAPRSKSAPTSPEKQERMKQNQFPITVYQQHSDMLMNFQTGLSIDIQNLENQEVELPFPTNGSLYENHTFTPSTPNDNFYSSFPPSFTVSPATSTSNYFSTSPCNMSPFGGVHHGQHSESDFAEIFSANTSGTNSPIIGLDYSLEQLEFNPPFLYGNQAYP